A genomic region of Mesobacillus jeotgali contains the following coding sequences:
- a CDS encoding Gfo/Idh/MocA family protein, which translates to MLKIGIIGLGDIAQKAYLPVFAEKQDIEFHLYTRDIAKLKTLASKYRFAHIHLSLDELIESGVKGAFVHSATESHHEIVKKLLLAGIHVYVDKPIAYEYEKARELTELAENKGLLLMTGFNRRYAPAYKQLAELKEPNMVIMQKNRKALPGEIRHFILDDFIHVVDTLRFLFPYEIKQINITGKKNGAFLHHVVIQLQAKEGIAIGIMNRDSGVVEEKVEVFQSNQKRTAVNVSDLMVQENRNETRHGGSDWEPTLHKRGFEQIIFDFIQAVNNNSFPLITARDSLETHEICETIVKELEEL; encoded by the coding sequence ATGTTGAAGATTGGAATCATTGGTTTAGGGGATATTGCGCAAAAAGCCTATCTGCCTGTATTCGCGGAAAAACAAGATATTGAATTCCATCTTTACACCCGGGATATTGCCAAGCTGAAAACCCTGGCTTCCAAGTATAGATTTGCCCATATACATCTAAGTTTGGATGAACTCATTGAAAGTGGTGTTAAGGGAGCTTTTGTCCATAGTGCTACCGAATCGCATCATGAAATTGTAAAAAAACTGCTGCTGGCTGGTATCCATGTGTATGTCGATAAGCCGATTGCCTATGAGTATGAAAAGGCCAGGGAACTGACAGAGCTGGCTGAGAATAAAGGCTTGCTATTAATGACAGGTTTTAATCGCAGATATGCCCCGGCGTATAAACAGTTGGCTGAGTTGAAGGAACCTAATATGGTGATCATGCAGAAAAACAGGAAGGCCTTGCCTGGGGAAATACGCCATTTCATACTCGATGACTTTATTCATGTGGTTGATACGCTAAGGTTTTTGTTTCCCTACGAAATAAAGCAAATCAATATTACCGGAAAGAAAAATGGAGCTTTTTTGCACCATGTAGTAATTCAGCTGCAGGCAAAAGAGGGGATTGCAATCGGAATAATGAACCGTGACAGCGGGGTTGTCGAGGAAAAGGTAGAAGTTTTTCAATCTAATCAAAAAAGAACGGCAGTGAATGTTTCAGACCTGATGGTCCAGGAAAATCGGAATGAAACGAGACATGGAGGAAGTGACTGGGAGCCGACTCTTCATAAGCGAGGCTTCGAGCAAATTATTTTTGATTTCATCCAGGCTGTCAATAATAATTCATTCCCTTTAATTACCGCAAGGGATTCTCTCGAAACACATGAAATCTGTGAGACAATCGTAAAAGAATTGGAAGAGCTTTAA
- the nrfD gene encoding NrfD/PsrC family molybdoenzyme membrane anchor subunit: MKINKWTILSAAFILFGLAGAANIFIHGEHAMGTTNKIPWGILIASYEYFVGISTGLLLVAALGYVFHVKAIIPIGKSLLMFAIFSLISGFAILLVELGNPLNFIHYFLTPNFTSPIWWMAPLYGIYLMLLVTLTVFVVRGNESLIRPFAIMTAVSAVVALICIGFLFGFIIARPYWNGPISPLYFILTSVFSGIGMASVIAYLDGRQKTSENLGTVKFLRTLSLSMMGVMVVIYIGKTFVGLYGQMPGKYESLLAMLKGPLSFNYWVLEISLAIVIPFVLIISAQKLSAIKLGLAGLLSLTGIFFMRFNMVIAGQITPLKVIKNPAEETVFNLFSVTWSEWALIIGGIGIMAILYLQRELLERFIKHKPATELKKHGDVTL; this comes from the coding sequence TTGAAAATCAATAAATGGACGATCCTGTCTGCAGCCTTCATTCTCTTCGGCCTGGCAGGAGCAGCCAATATTTTTATCCACGGTGAACATGCGATGGGAACAACAAATAAAATCCCATGGGGAATCCTGATTGCCAGCTACGAATATTTTGTTGGGATCAGCACCGGATTGCTGCTGGTCGCAGCATTAGGCTATGTATTCCATGTGAAGGCGATCATCCCAATCGGCAAATCACTGCTGATGTTTGCGATTTTTTCCCTTATCAGCGGTTTTGCAATTCTTTTGGTGGAGTTGGGCAATCCGCTTAACTTCATCCATTATTTCCTGACTCCCAACTTTACATCGCCAATCTGGTGGATGGCACCATTATACGGAATCTATCTGATGCTGCTGGTGACTTTGACAGTGTTTGTCGTTCGCGGCAATGAGTCCTTAATCAGGCCTTTTGCAATCATGACAGCTGTTTCTGCGGTAGTGGCCCTGATTTGCATCGGGTTTCTGTTCGGTTTCATCATTGCCCGTCCCTACTGGAACGGACCGATTTCACCTCTTTACTTTATTCTTACGTCTGTATTCTCTGGTATTGGGATGGCTTCAGTTATCGCATATCTGGATGGTAGACAGAAGACGAGTGAGAACCTTGGGACCGTTAAGTTCCTCAGGACGCTTAGCTTGTCCATGATGGGGGTCATGGTAGTGATTTATATCGGCAAAACCTTCGTCGGGCTATACGGCCAGATGCCGGGAAAATATGAATCACTGCTCGCTATGCTGAAAGGACCTTTGAGCTTCAACTATTGGGTACTTGAAATATCACTGGCAATCGTTATACCTTTTGTGTTGATTATATCTGCGCAAAAGCTCTCTGCGATAAAGCTAGGGCTTGCAGGTCTGCTATCCCTGACAGGAATTTTCTTTATGCGCTTCAATATGGTGATCGCCGGGCAGATTACTCCATTGAAAGTTATTAAAAATCCTGCTGAAGAAACCGTCTTCAACCTATTCAGCGTGACATGGTCTGAATGGGCCCTGATCATAGGCGGTATTGGGATCATGGCAATATTGTATCTCCAGCGTGAGCTTCTTGAACGGTTCATCAAACACAAACCAGCAACAGAGCTGAAAAAACATGGGGATGTAACCCTATAG
- a CDS encoding molecular chaperone TorD family protein, producing the protein MTEEKRQLSNALMLLAEFYKPPTNELYQALRNGTVLEELTPFVKLEETYEDSFSSYENMKQSYIYCYLGPSEPFAPPIESLYKQWTDDPTAAVSFARQTGFFYGDPALHVQYLFRKFKLEFPEEYRAMPDHLTLLLEFLSFLLEHGTADQIHSFISDHFDWLDDFVLELKKADTSLFFVSITQIVNQLVHSPAFGYRSELPGEERSE; encoded by the coding sequence ATGACAGAAGAAAAGCGGCAGCTGTCCAATGCGCTTATGCTGCTGGCAGAATTTTATAAGCCGCCAACAAATGAACTCTATCAAGCTTTGAGAAATGGAACAGTCTTAGAAGAGCTGACGCCTTTTGTAAAACTGGAAGAAACATATGAAGATTCTTTTTCTTCCTATGAAAATATGAAACAATCCTACATCTATTGTTATCTTGGGCCTTCCGAGCCTTTCGCACCACCAATTGAATCACTCTACAAACAATGGACCGATGATCCTACCGCGGCTGTTTCATTCGCTAGACAAACTGGATTCTTCTATGGGGACCCTGCACTGCATGTCCAGTATCTGTTCCGCAAGTTCAAGCTTGAGTTTCCCGAGGAATATCGAGCCATGCCAGACCACTTGACCCTGTTGCTCGAATTTCTATCGTTTTTGCTCGAGCATGGTACAGCTGATCAGATCCATTCTTTTATTTCTGACCATTTCGATTGGCTTGACGATTTCGTCCTGGAATTGAAAAAGGCTGATACGAGTTTATTCTTTGTATCGATCACACAAATAGTGAACCAGCTTGTCCACTCCCCTGCATTTGGCTACAGGAGTGAACTGCCTGGTGAAGAAAGGAGTGAATAG
- a CDS encoding DegV family protein yields MTTLNEIAWVTDSTSGLTEEYIKNNHIYVVPLSIIFGEESYLEGVDITAEDFYPKLAASKVLPKTSQPAIGEFVELYQKLKEQYKHAIAIHASSALTGTYQSSVAASGMVDFKVDVIDSKIGSYPLGRMVEKGVELQKQGKSYSEIVSYLKTLPDKANLYMAPGSLEQLHKGGRLSTTQVIIGSLIKLKLIVRFDDGKVVLFDKIRTEKKVKERLFQIFEEASTNIKEASVIHGNVKELAEEWRVELQQRFPNISFTTTTFSPVAGTHTGQGTIGLAWINE; encoded by the coding sequence ATGACTACTTTAAATGAAATTGCATGGGTAACTGACAGTACATCTGGACTAACAGAAGAATACATAAAAAATAATCATATATATGTTGTCCCTTTAAGTATTATTTTTGGAGAAGAATCCTATTTGGAAGGTGTAGATATCACTGCGGAGGATTTTTATCCAAAGCTGGCAGCATCAAAGGTCCTTCCGAAAACATCGCAGCCTGCTATTGGGGAGTTTGTAGAACTATACCAGAAGCTTAAGGAGCAGTATAAACATGCGATCGCGATCCACGCTTCGAGCGCACTGACAGGAACTTACCAATCCTCTGTGGCAGCTTCAGGCATGGTAGATTTCAAAGTCGATGTTATTGACTCGAAAATTGGTTCTTACCCGTTGGGACGCATGGTTGAAAAGGGTGTCGAACTTCAAAAGCAAGGGAAGTCCTATTCCGAAATCGTTTCCTATTTAAAAACACTCCCTGACAAGGCCAATTTATATATGGCACCAGGAAGCCTTGAGCAGCTGCATAAGGGTGGGCGTTTATCCACCACACAGGTGATAATCGGAAGCTTGATTAAATTAAAGCTGATTGTCAGGTTCGATGATGGCAAGGTAGTCCTTTTTGATAAAATCAGGACGGAAAAGAAAGTCAAGGAACGCCTGTTTCAAATTTTTGAAGAAGCTTCAACAAATATTAAAGAAGCAAGTGTCATACACGGAAATGTGAAAGAATTGGCTGAGGAATGGCGCGTGGAACTTCAACAGCGTTTTCCAAACATTTCTTTTACCACAACTACGTTCAGTCCAGTAGCTGGGACTCACACAGGGCAGGGAACAATTGGGCTTGCATGGATTAATGAATAG
- a CDS encoding rhodanese-like domain-containing protein: MVKKTMLAGLIFSVGIVIAGCGTGEHSAKPNSNAAADFNQKADLSIYKVAEEAAPEKEAVPLKDNLTYVDTEYMMRLKASEGEVSPARKTYDQFPSEWDFVIVDSRPQAVYHEGHINGAINIPDSQFDQFASLLPEDKNKLLIFYCGGVTCELSSSSAEKAIKLGYKNIKVYQEGLPEWKKAGNYLAVTAPYVKGLIMDANVSRDDKPPFVILDARPYKIYFESHIPNAVFADDTLFAQKYLGIAPADKKTEIIVYCGGFGCHKSHAVAEELLKKGYSNVKVYSGGLPDWTAQSLPTFGTANSDGSFNVAEGQVNRGINPEEFMNKISAGAFILDVRSKDETKAGVLKGSLNIPDSIILADPAAIASQLPKDKNAVIVIHCASGARAAGVVNKIADLGYANTFYLNNAIQISADGKPSF, encoded by the coding sequence ATGGTAAAGAAAACTATGCTAGCTGGATTGATTTTCTCTGTCGGAATAGTAATAGCCGGCTGCGGGACTGGCGAACATTCGGCCAAACCTAACTCGAATGCTGCTGCAGATTTTAACCAGAAAGCAGACCTTTCAATCTACAAGGTAGCCGAGGAAGCTGCACCAGAGAAGGAAGCCGTACCACTCAAGGATAACCTCACCTATGTTGACACCGAATATATGATGAGATTAAAAGCGTCCGAAGGAGAGGTAAGCCCGGCAAGGAAAACGTACGATCAATTCCCTTCGGAATGGGACTTTGTCATTGTCGATTCCCGTCCTCAAGCTGTTTACCATGAAGGACATATCAACGGAGCAATCAATATCCCGGATTCACAGTTCGACCAATTCGCCTCCCTGCTCCCGGAAGATAAAAATAAGCTTCTTATTTTTTACTGCGGCGGGGTCACATGTGAATTGAGCAGCAGTTCTGCTGAAAAGGCAATCAAGCTTGGCTACAAGAATATCAAAGTCTACCAGGAAGGACTGCCAGAATGGAAAAAAGCCGGCAATTACCTTGCTGTGACAGCCCCTTATGTAAAAGGACTGATCATGGACGCAAATGTGTCACGGGATGATAAGCCACCATTCGTCATCCTTGATGCCAGACCGTATAAGATATATTTCGAGTCACACATCCCGAACGCAGTCTTTGCAGATGATACTCTCTTTGCGCAAAAGTATTTAGGAATAGCACCTGCAGATAAAAAGACTGAAATCATCGTCTATTGCGGAGGATTCGGCTGCCATAAAAGCCATGCTGTCGCTGAGGAACTCCTGAAAAAAGGCTACTCAAATGTCAAAGTCTATTCAGGAGGACTTCCTGACTGGACTGCACAATCCTTGCCAACATTCGGCACTGCTAATTCAGACGGAAGCTTTAATGTAGCTGAAGGCCAGGTTAACCGCGGAATCAACCCAGAGGAGTTTATGAACAAAATCAGTGCGGGAGCGTTTATCCTTGACGTCCGTTCAAAGGATGAAACAAAGGCCGGCGTCCTCAAAGGGTCACTGAATATCCCTGACAGTATCATCCTGGCTGACCCAGCCGCTATCGCAAGCCAGCTACCAAAAGACAAGAATGCCGTCATCGTCATTCATTGCGCATCTGGCGCAAGGGCCGCTGGCGTTGTGAATAAAATCGCTGACCTAGGTTATGCAAACACATTCTATTTGAATAACGCCATCCAAATATCTGCAGATGGCAAACCATCATTCTAA